One Rossellomorea aquimaris DNA window includes the following coding sequences:
- a CDS encoding AAA family ATPase, whose product MKFVLVFGPQAVGKMTVGQELAKITDLKLFHNHMTIDLVSHFFDYGTKEGKRLVSLFRREIFEEVSKSDMYGMIFTYVWAFDMQEDWDYVNEVSRLFESSGGTVYFVELEADVEERLERNKSPNRLEHKPTKKDIEWSEVDLKKSMETYRLNSLEGEIKYSNYIKINNTNLSAAEVAKIIKGKFLL is encoded by the coding sequence ATGAAATTTGTTCTTGTATTTGGACCACAGGCAGTTGGCAAGATGACAGTTGGACAGGAATTAGCTAAAATAACGGATTTGAAACTTTTTCATAATCATATGACGATTGACTTGGTCAGTCATTTCTTTGACTATGGCACTAAAGAAGGAAAGAGATTAGTCAGTCTGTTTCGTCGTGAGATATTTGAAGAAGTATCAAAGAGTGATATGTATGGAATGATTTTTACTTACGTCTGGGCATTTGATATGCAAGAGGACTGGGACTATGTTAATGAAGTCTCCCGGTTGTTCGAGTCCAGTGGGGGCACGGTTTACTTTGTCGAGCTTGAGGCAGATGTAGAAGAAAGACTTGAGCGAAATAAAAGTCCCAATAGACTTGAACATAAGCCAACAAAAAAGGATATTGAATGGTCTGAGGTTGATTTGAAAAAGTCGATGGAGACATACAGATTGAATTCATTAGAAGGTGAAATTAAATATTCAAACTATATAAAGATAAACAATACAAACTTGAGTGCGGCAGAAGTGGCAAAGATCATTAAGGGGAAATTTCTATTATAA
- a CDS encoding hemolysin family protein, giving the protein MTTSINLILIVLLIALTAFFVATEFAIVKVRGSRIDQLIAENRKGSIAAKKVVTHLDEYLSACQLGITITALGLGWLGEPTVEKILHPLFAYFELNEAITHILSFGIAFALVTFLHVVVGELAPKTVAIQKAEAVTLLFSGPIIWFYRIMYPFIWFLNGSARVLVGIFGLKSASEHEEVHTEEELRILLSESFKSGEINKNELKYVNNIFEFDERIAKEIMVPRKEIASLSIDDTLEDVIDTIRKENFTRYPVVNGDKDNVKGFVNMKELLTEAMVNELDENFTLRPFINPIITVIETIPIHDLLVKMQKERVHIAVLIDEYGGTSGIVTVEDILEEIVGEIRDEFDEDEVAEIRKLKDGHYLLDSKVLINDVNSLLNINIDIGELDIDTIGGWYMTQNLDAKVGSIIEEEGHRFKVIEKDGIQLRYIEVTKI; this is encoded by the coding sequence TTGACAACGTCTATAAACTTAATTTTAATCGTTTTATTGATTGCTCTAACCGCTTTTTTCGTAGCGACGGAATTTGCGATTGTAAAGGTTCGAGGTTCCAGGATTGATCAGCTCATAGCGGAGAATCGTAAAGGATCGATTGCCGCTAAGAAGGTCGTGACTCATCTGGATGAGTATCTATCTGCTTGCCAGCTTGGAATCACGATTACGGCCCTTGGACTAGGGTGGCTGGGTGAGCCGACTGTGGAGAAGATTTTGCACCCGCTTTTTGCTTATTTCGAGTTGAATGAAGCCATCACGCATATCCTGTCCTTTGGTATCGCCTTTGCCCTTGTTACATTTCTTCACGTTGTAGTCGGGGAACTTGCTCCAAAAACAGTGGCGATTCAGAAAGCCGAAGCCGTGACGCTATTATTTTCCGGCCCGATCATTTGGTTCTACCGCATCATGTATCCTTTTATCTGGTTCTTAAATGGATCTGCACGTGTGCTTGTCGGAATCTTCGGATTGAAGTCGGCTTCTGAACATGAAGAAGTTCATACCGAGGAAGAACTTCGGATCCTGCTTTCGGAAAGTTTTAAAAGCGGGGAAATCAATAAGAACGAACTAAAGTATGTAAACAACATCTTTGAATTCGATGAACGGATTGCAAAGGAAATCATGGTCCCACGAAAGGAAATCGCCTCCCTTTCCATAGACGATACGCTCGAGGACGTGATAGATACCATTCGCAAAGAGAATTTCACGCGTTATCCTGTCGTGAACGGCGATAAAGATAACGTCAAAGGATTCGTCAATATGAAGGAACTTCTAACAGAGGCGATGGTCAACGAACTGGATGAAAACTTTACACTCCGACCTTTTATCAACCCGATCATTACAGTCATCGAGACGATTCCGATTCATGACCTGCTTGTGAAAATGCAGAAAGAGCGTGTTCATATTGCCGTTCTGATTGATGAATACGGGGGTACTTCCGGCATCGTGACGGTTGAGGACATCCTTGAAGAAATCGTCGGTGAAATCCGGGATGAATTTGATGAGGATGAAGTAGCTGAAATCCGAAAGCTCAAGGATGGTCATTACCTTCTTGATTCAAAGGTCCTCATCAATGATGTCAACTCTCTTTTGAACATAAACATCGACATCGGGGAACTGGACATTGACACCATCGGCGGCTGGTACATGACGCAAAACCTCGATGCCAAAGTGGGCAGCATCATTGAGGAAGAAGGGCACCGCTTCAAAGTGATTGAAAAAGACGGAATCCAGCTCCGCTATATAGAAGTGACAAAGATATAG
- a CDS encoding DUF2268 domain-containing putative Zn-dependent protease (predicted Zn-dependent protease with a strongly conserved HExxH motif), which translates to MRKYMIFFISTLILIVGCSKESGKKSTLSEELPSQKTSEFSQGEQHFKVIPLYEEVIDYTEVIIKNSDQPENEIYDDKVIQPFRQQLTEGNLNLKMDISQYLIPTRYAQDLNDYSVDLLNRQDEINNLIEKALSDSSKLLSGGDKTVFVMSANPEMPLEDMNGVAAWTLSDNVILIQMNPEFTNRQLTYTVAHEYHHTVTMEKSSVGGTFLDFVIFEGKADSFAKIVYPKQTYNGLKQFLMM; encoded by the coding sequence TTGAGAAAATACATGATTTTTTTCATTTCAACATTGATATTGATTGTAGGCTGTTCAAAAGAGAGTGGTAAGAAAAGTACACTTTCGGAAGAATTACCATCACAGAAAACATCTGAATTTTCACAAGGGGAACAACACTTCAAAGTCATCCCCTTATATGAAGAAGTTATTGATTATACTGAAGTGATTATCAAAAATTCTGATCAACCTGAAAATGAAATTTATGATGATAAAGTGATACAGCCATTTCGCCAACAACTGACAGAAGGTAATTTGAACCTGAAAATGGACATTTCCCAATATTTGATTCCTACAAGGTATGCTCAAGACCTTAACGATTATTCAGTTGACCTTCTTAACCGCCAAGATGAAATTAACAATTTAATAGAAAAAGCTCTCTCTGATTCTTCCAAACTTCTTTCAGGGGGAGATAAGACAGTATTTGTTATGTCCGCGAACCCTGAGATGCCACTAGAGGATATGAATGGTGTCGCCGCGTGGACGCTGAGTGATAACGTGATATTGATCCAAATGAATCCGGAATTTACCAATCGGCAGTTAACCTATACCGTTGCACACGAATATCATCATACAGTTACTATGGAGAAAAGTTCTGTTGGCGGCACTTTTTTAGACTTTGTTATCTTCGAAGGGAAAGCAGACTCTTTTGCTAAAATCGTTTATCCGAAACAGACGTACAATGGACTAAAACAATTCCTGATGATGTGA
- a CDS encoding CBO0543 family protein, whose protein sequence is MLEQYDRIREKDVAINHEYIGYWLDHCFLTPRWWFLVALFMLPWVIFFRLTKREELPRLLFLGLIWILVAANLDGIGFDLGLWGYPGQLIPILSKAYVFDYALIPVTYMLLYKYFPKGKSFLYGNIVLSAGASFIAEPVFEWLHIYHIYHWKLWWSFVIYIVLSYLIRWVVELVFRREG, encoded by the coding sequence ATGCTAGAGCAATATGATCGAATAAGAGAAAAAGATGTAGCCATTAACCATGAATATATCGGATATTGGTTGGACCATTGCTTTCTAACCCCACGCTGGTGGTTTCTAGTAGCCCTCTTTATGCTTCCCTGGGTCATCTTTTTTCGTTTAACGAAAAGAGAGGAGTTGCCGAGGCTTCTTTTTCTTGGATTGATTTGGATCCTGGTTGCGGCAAACCTTGACGGGATTGGATTTGACCTTGGCTTATGGGGGTATCCGGGACAGTTAATCCCCATTCTTTCAAAAGCATACGTCTTTGATTATGCGTTGATCCCTGTCACGTACATGCTCTTGTATAAATACTTTCCTAAAGGAAAATCGTTTCTGTATGGGAATATCGTTCTTTCGGCAGGAGCATCATTTATCGCAGAGCCTGTTTTTGAATGGCTACATATTTATCATATCTATCATTGGAAGCTTTGGTGGTCCTTTGTCATCTATATCGTACTTTCTTACTTGATCAGGTGGGTGGTGGAGTTGGTATTTAGAAGGGAGGGTTAG